Within the Miscanthus floridulus cultivar M001 chromosome 2, ASM1932011v1, whole genome shotgun sequence genome, the region CGACATGCATGTTCAAGCTCCGACGAGGGCGCAAAGAAAGAGGGGCTCGGTGAGGAGGATGTTGCGTAAGCCCATATGCTGTCACACTGTAGTGCCTTCTCACTGGATTCAACGCCGCCACTGGCCCTATCTTGCGGACATCACCCACCATATCGTCGTCGCCGGGGGCAGATTTGTCGGATTCGACTGCTTTTTGGCTCCGGTGGTGGGGAggtgagaggaagagggaggcGGGGCCTAAGAGAGGGAGGCGGAGATAGGACTCAAGGTGACCAGACACAGTGCcgagggaggggaggaggagacAGGGGCTCTAGCGAGTGGAGCCAGGCGCGGGGCTCGAGCGATTCCGTGTTTATGTTGAAACGCGGTGGGGAAAGAATCGCGGTCAAAATGTGCCAGTGGAGAATCACAACATTCAACACCCTTGGACGACTTCTTTTTGCCAGAAGCTGTCTAGAAGTGGTTCCAAACAGGACGTCTCAATTAGATGCACCATATGGTGAGTTTCCTTAAAATCCATTTTCACCTCTGCATTCTAGGCATTCTTAAAATCCATTTTTACCTCCGCATTCTGTAACACGCAAAGGTGGTCTCAGAAACAAATAGCACCACAAGCAATAGTCAATTGACTAGTACTAATGCCACCACCCACTAGCTTAGCCGATTTCGCTATCGAGGTAGGATGGCATAGCCGGATCTGATTGAATCCTCACGCGGGTGCCCGAATGCGGTTACAAATGGCAAGTCACGGTCAGCACAAGCCCAACACGGCAGCCTGACGACGACGTGGCAACCATTTTTTAGTGATTATTAGTTAAGTTGAGTTAACGGGGTAGTAACTTTTACCAAGGAGCCAAACTCGGGCTCCGTTACCCATCACGGTGCATTTTGTTCGCACTCCCCTGCCGCACATAACATAGACCGATACAATACAGCTGTCTGTCTGTATGGTGTGTGTATGTGTTTAGGCTAAGCAGCGAGAAGAACGGATCCTTGTCTGGGTAATTTTGTTGCTATCCATGTCTTCAGCGCTGGTTTACTAACTGATTATACTATTCATCAAGATTAGGAAAATTAAAATGGAAGAAACAGGCACGTAGAAGTACACGCATCCATTACTCGCTGGCAAAATATTTACAAGATGAGAAGAGCTAGCACACACCACACGTACCACACACACAGAGCTCCCTTCACTGGCCAAGCCGAGTCAGAGGAACTGACCAAGTATACCAGGAACTACGAACTCAGTACTCGCTACTAGGAGCGACGACTGCATATCACTCACTCCATAACATAACATAACATGACATGACATGTAGGATAAATTAAACGGCAAAGTCTTTATCAGCAACAGCAACGCAGAAGTACTATAATAGAGCGTGCATGACCACAAGGACCAGCAAACGTGGCCCTGACAGAGACGCCGGGCCCTTCATCATCATCGATCTCATCCAGTCATCCGATCTAACGGTGGTTGCTCCTGGTCTCGTCGCTGTAGAGCCTGAAATGAAATATTATACATATGACAACATTCTGTGTCACGATATTTTGTTTGCTCAAGTCCAAATGACACCATTGTTTAACTAGTAGTACTAGATCGTTTTCACAGGTTAATTATTACTATATTAAGAAACAAATTAAGAGGAGTTTATTTATATACACGGAGTATTATTTATATTAATATTAACTAAAATAAATTTGGCCACCAGCGTGTGTGGCCTTTAGGCCTTATCCGTTCGAACAAACACTGAAACAGTAAAGTATAGCACTCTCTGTCACTGTCTCACTCTCCTCGGTCGTGCTTCTGGATTGGCATGCCACGTGAGCAAATCATGGTTCGCTAAGTGGATCCCATGttgcctttgttttttttttattggTGCTTACTTCACTAGTGCATATATTGTCTTAATTATAGAACTAATTAAAATCAACCATTCATCCAGTTAAACAAGACTCAAGAGAGCAAGAGTGGGAGCAGCACAGCAGCCAAGTTTGTGCTCAATTATTAGTTTGATGCTGGATCTGCTGCTTGAGCAGATCACGTAGGCACGTAGGTCTAGCTGTAGGCGAAGACGGCGGTGTCAGAGATGAGATGATGCTTACCAGTCGTAGACGGTGGGGGAGTTTGGCTGCGGGCGGTCGAAGAGGTTGGCGCCCATGCCCTTGGTGGCCAGGTTGCTCCCCGGGTGGAACACGCTGCGCCACACGTTGTCGTTGGCGCCGCGCCGCGGCGTCGtcgtcgacgacgacggcgtcaccGGTGTCGTCGGGGTCGACGGCATCGACTGCGTCCGCTTGTAGCTCCCCGCGGCTCCGGCGTCCGCGTCTTAATTTATTTATCAgaagaaagtaaaaaaaaaaacggTGGTCAGTAAGATCAGTCAGTGAACGAATTAACCTGCAAGCCCGGCAGATTAACACAACAACAGTACCATAGTACTCCGTAATTAGTGACGCCACGCCCTACAACTTATGTAGGATTTTACTAGCGCCGTGTTCGGCTTATAAGTCGTACGCCAACGAACGGCATTTTTTTTTGATGAAACAAACCCAAACgaacaaacgaacagggcgtataTCAGTATGGTTTAGATCAGTTCTGATTATATTTCTGTTCCTGAACGACATAAATAACGAGTGATTCATTCATTTCTATAGTAGTTAGTCATATAAGCTGCTACTTGGTTCGACTGCATAGATAGCCCATATCCGATGCTGATGCCGATTCGATCCTACGAAGCCGATGACGATGAGTACCTTTGTCGATGACGAGCGGGCGGGGGGTGGCGGCCTTGCGGAGCTTCTCGAGGCCCGTCTCCGGGTGAGGCCCAGCCACCACGTCGTCCCACAGCTTGTCCAGCATCTTCTTCGCTCGCTGCTCGCTCCTTTCTCTCGAGCTCACTCACAAAGCCAGCAGGGTAGATGGATCTAGAGCTCCGGCGAGTTAACGAGTTACAGCTACCGCTAATACAATGGCAAAAGAGCACCGAGCACCGAGCACCGAGCTGATGGGCCTCTCTTAAATCAACGGAGGGGACGTGTGTCCGGACACCGGCGTGGTCATTGTACCGCCCGCACGCCAAGGGCGCGATGGAAGCTGGAAGCATGCGCGgagctaaggatgaaaacggaacgaaAATATTCTAAATCTAAATctatcgttttctatatttaatccaaTCGAATCCGTATTTTCTTATCCGACTTTACCGTTTTTGTTTTCACATTTCacatgtttcgtatttcaaatgtaaatatagaaaacggtttagacatttttcgaccgttttctacttttctacttttaatttgaaatatttcaaattaaaaatttggtttaaaccgaatttggccaactgcacatgTCATATATcccaattacaggttgttcaccacgcaACTGCGTTCTTTCTACTAGTagccagctgccctctcttatagacggcgtccagcctcatctctcttcacctcataagatggtgctaaatgtcaagaaaccagcagcatctacacgaaagcccatctgggccatagcccatcaagctcatcggtttaacccccacctgcaaagtcaatcatttaatagtttttgcatcagccgaataaatctttgttactcaaaagaaaaatctaaataaatctttaaaataaaatactacatctattctaaaaagattaataaaattattctcagttcgagttcatgtttctataatatgcacttgttaattattatatgtaCTTAAACTTGATtatgtatgcacttagtcatgcacttggtctatGGGTCGGTATTCCGAATTGAGTTTTCATatatcgaccgtgttcgacataaatccattcgaattgattcattttcgaaattctcgataattcgtaagttcgcgttcgttttcgtgtccgatTTTTATCGttttcgctttcgttttcgtatttcaaatATAAAAGTAGAAAATAATTTAGAAAATTTTCGATcatttccgaccgttttcatacGTGGAGCACATAAATGCGTTCAGCCGGGTCCCGGTCATGCGGTGGCGTAAGTAACCTCTGGATCTGGACCGGAAATTTCAGCTGGTGCACGCGGTGAGCGGACCTGCCCACGTCTGAGAGCCTGCGATGACGCAGCAAAGTAGATAAGgatggagttttttttttcaaaatcaaacaaaGAAAAATGAAGCGGACTGCCGCCAAAATCTTATATTATGTAGGCCGCCGCACTAGTTCAGCCCCGTACTTTATATTTTTCAGCGAAAAGAACATGATAGTATTTTAACATCAATGTCAGAATAAGTTAAATTTTAGTAAAATGAACAGAGCCATGGATAGTGCGTATTTGAATTCGAACATTTAATATCTAATTGTATTTAaaatcaaatattcaaaattaattttgttatatatatatatatatatatatatatatatatatatatatatatatatatatatatatatatatatatatatatatatagaactactatcctgtagctggctacagaataacttattctgtagccactttga harbors:
- the LOC136538776 gene encoding dormancy-associated protein 1-like — protein: MLDKLWDDVVAGPHPETGLEKLRKAATPRPLVIDKDADAGAAGSYKRTQSMPSTPTTPVTPSSSTTTPRRGANDNVWRSVFHPGSNLATKGMGANLFDRPQPNSPTVYDWLYSDETRSNHR